The following proteins are encoded in a genomic region of Hippoglossus hippoglossus isolate fHipHip1 chromosome 3, fHipHip1.pri, whole genome shotgun sequence:
- the dapk2a gene encoding death-associated protein kinase 2a: MDLFKLQKVEDFYEIGEELGSGQFAIVKQCREKSTGREFAAKFIKKRPSTASSRGVRREEIEREVNILQQIQHPNIVTLHDVYENRSDVVLILELVSGGELFDFLAQKESLSEEEATQFIKQILEGVNYLHARKTAHFDLKPENIMLLDKNVPLPRIKLIDFGLAHKIEAGVEFKNIFGTPEFVAPEIVNYEPLGLEADMWSIGVITYILLSGASPFLGETKRDTLRNISAINYEFDEEFFCHTSELAKRFISQLLERDKKKRLTIQDALNHPWIKSNEHKEENKAQEPKKRERRQLKTKRLREYTIKSHSSMPPNNTYVNFERFAQVVEDVDQMESSFFSLAAAHDSLQEDIDAMVSIYNEKEAWYKEESEGVRHELSQIRYEFRKVEALKRSLQDDMHTFSSSLGAISNRYQERQSHFDALRLELSNELKWVQEVMGSSPLDGGGYPNCSFSTVFNNDVNEALKELLNRSCGGELLSGINLDFTEPGQQR; the protein is encoded by the exons ATGGATTTATTCAAACTACAGAAAGTGGAGGATTTCTATGAAATCGGTGAAGAGTTGGGAAG TGGCCAGTTCGCCATCGTGAAGCAATGCAGAGAGAAAAGCACGGGGCGGGAATTTGCCGCCAAGTTCATCAAGAAGCGTCCGAGCACGGCCAGCTCACGAGGGGTGCGGCGGGAGGAAATCGAGCGGGAGGTGAACATCCTGCAGCAGATTCAACATCCCAACATCGTCACGCTGCACGACGTCTACGAGAACCGCTCGGACGTGGTGCTGATCCTGGAGCT ggtcTCTGGAGGTGAACTGTTTGACTTCCTGGCACAAAAAGAGTCTCTGAGTGAAGAGGAGGCCACTCAGTTCATCAAGCAAATCCTGGAGGGCGTCAACTACCTGCACGCCAGAAAAACCGCCCACTTTGACCTGAAG CCTGAAAACATTATGCTCCTGGACAAGAACGTCCCGCTGCCCAGAATCAAACTCATCGACTTCGGTCTCGCTCACAAGATCGAAGCTGGCGTCGAGTTCAAAAACATCTTTGGGACGCCGGAGTTTGTAG CTCCAGAGATCGTCAACTACGAACCGCTGGGGTTAGAAGCCGACATGTGGAGCATCGGAGTCATCACCTACATCCT GCTGAGTGGAGCGTCGCCTTTTCTGGGAGAAACCAAACGGGACACACTGAGGAACATTTCAGCCATAAACTACGAGTTTGATGAAGAGTTCTTCTGTCACACCAGTGAACTGGCCAAGAGGTTCATCAGCCAGCTGCTGGAGAGAGATAAGAA GAAGAGATTAACAATTCAAGATGCTCTTAATCACCCGTGGATCAAG TCCAATGAGCACAAGGAGGAGAATAAAGCCCAAGAGCCGAAGAAGCGTGAGCGACGCCAGCTGAAGACCAAGCGTCTGAGGGAGTACACCATCAAGTCCCACTCCAGCATGCCACCCAACAACACCTATGTAAACTTTGAGCGCTTTGCCCAGGTGGTGGAGGACGTTGACCAGATGGAGAGCTCGTTCTTCAGTCTGGCAGCAGCGCATGACTCTCTGCAGGAAGATATCGATGCCATGGTCTCTATATACAACGAGAAGGAGGCCTGGTACAAGGAGGAGAGTGAAGGCGTGCGCCATGAGCTCTCGCAAATCCGCTACGAGTTCCGTAAGGTCGAGGCCTTGAAGAGGAGCCTGCAGGACGACATGCACACTTTCAGCTCCAGCCTCGGCGCCATCAGCAACCGCTACCAGGAGAGGCAGAGCCACTTTGACGCGTTGCGCCTGGAGCTGAGCAATGAGCTGAAATGGGTGCAGGAGGTGATGGGTTCATCTCCCCTCGATGGTGGAGGGTACCccaactgcagcttctccaccGTCTTCAATAATGACGTGAACGAAGCCTTGAAGGAGCTGCTGAACCGCTCGTGTGGAGGAGAGCTGCTGTCGGGGATTAACTTGGACTTTACTGAACCTGGACAGCAACGATAA